Proteins co-encoded in one Nocardioides sp. genomic window:
- the deoC gene encoding deoxyribose-phosphate aldolase — protein MTTTQTGESTVTFDDITASNSSLRRFLHGLPGVDQVGCEARAASLGTRSIKTSAKDFAIDLAIRMVDLTTLEGQDTPGKVRALANKAMRPDPADPTCPQTAAVCVYPDMVATAKETLGDSGVNVAAVATAFPSGRAAMDIKLADTRDAVEAGADEIDMVIDRGAFLAGRYLDVYDEIVQVRQACAKENGESAHLKVIFETGELQTYDNVRRASWLAMMAGGHFIKTSTGKVQPAATLPVTLIMLEAVRDFRELTGQMIGVKPAGGIKTTKDAIKYLVMVNETAGPDWLDPDWFRFGASTLLNDLLMQRTKMQTGRYSGPDYFTLD, from the coding sequence GTGACCACAACCCAGACCGGCGAGAGCACGGTGACGTTCGACGACATCACCGCGTCCAATTCCTCCTTGCGCCGCTTCCTGCACGGACTTCCCGGGGTCGACCAGGTGGGCTGTGAGGCGCGCGCCGCCTCGCTCGGCACCCGCTCGATCAAGACGTCGGCCAAGGACTTCGCGATCGACCTGGCGATCCGGATGGTCGACCTGACGACATTGGAGGGGCAAGACACTCCTGGCAAGGTGCGCGCACTGGCCAACAAGGCGATGCGCCCCGACCCGGCCGATCCGACCTGTCCCCAGACCGCCGCGGTCTGCGTCTATCCCGACATGGTGGCGACCGCCAAGGAGACGCTGGGTGACTCCGGCGTCAATGTCGCCGCAGTCGCCACGGCGTTCCCGAGCGGGCGAGCGGCGATGGACATCAAGCTGGCCGACACCCGCGATGCGGTGGAGGCCGGTGCCGACGAGATCGACATGGTCATCGACCGCGGCGCGTTCCTGGCCGGTCGCTATCTCGACGTGTACGACGAGATCGTCCAGGTCCGTCAGGCGTGTGCCAAGGAAAATGGAGAGAGCGCACACCTCAAGGTCATCTTCGAGACCGGCGAGTTGCAGACCTACGACAACGTCCGTCGCGCCTCCTGGCTGGCGATGATGGCGGGCGGCCACTTCATCAAGACCTCGACGGGCAAGGTGCAGCCGGCCGCGACCCTGCCGGTCACGCTGATCATGCTGGAAGCCGTACGCGACTTCCGCGAACTCACCGGCCAGATGATCGGCGTGAAGCCCGCGGGCGGCATCAAGACCACCAAGGACGCGATCAAATACCTCGTCATGGTCAACGAGACCGCGGGGCCCGACTGGCTGGACCCGGACTGGTTCCGCTTCGGCGCGTCGACGCTGCTCAACGACCTGCTGATGCAGCG
- a CDS encoding 2-phosphosulfolactate phosphatase, with protein sequence MTKPGYDKPRYEKPRYEKPGYEKPGHDQAGFAIRCEWGPDGAKHVPADIAVVVDVLSFTTTVTVAVERGIAVLPYAWKDDRAAAYARSQHATLAIGRLEALERPGAVSLSPASMAGVTAVDRIVLPSPNGSTISALLTERANTVVAASLRNAAAVGAWVAGRVTTGESVVVVPAGERWPDDTLRPAVEDLWGAGAVIAAALQAGATDASPEALAAAAAWRDVRPHVTEAMTRCAGGIELIEAGFGADVAIAAQADASGVVPMLRDGAFTA encoded by the coding sequence ATGACCAAGCCCGGATACGACAAGCCCAGATACGAAAAGCCCAGATACGAAAAGCCCGGATACGAAAAGCCCGGCCACGACCAGGCCGGTTTTGCGATCCGCTGCGAGTGGGGGCCCGACGGCGCGAAGCACGTGCCGGCCGACATCGCCGTCGTCGTCGACGTGCTGTCCTTCACGACGACGGTGACGGTGGCGGTCGAGCGCGGCATCGCCGTGCTGCCGTACGCCTGGAAGGACGACCGGGCCGCGGCGTACGCCCGATCGCAGCACGCGACGCTGGCGATCGGTCGACTGGAGGCCCTCGAACGCCCCGGCGCGGTGAGTCTGTCTCCTGCCTCGATGGCAGGGGTCACCGCAGTGGACCGGATCGTGCTTCCCTCGCCCAACGGCTCGACCATCAGTGCGTTGCTCACCGAGCGCGCGAACACGGTCGTGGCCGCGAGCCTGCGCAATGCCGCCGCCGTGGGTGCCTGGGTGGCCGGGCGGGTCACCACCGGCGAGTCCGTGGTGGTGGTCCCCGCGGGTGAGCGTTGGCCCGACGACACCCTGCGGCCGGCGGTCGAGGACCTGTGGGGCGCGGGGGCGGTCATCGCGGCGGCCCTGCAGGCGGGCGCGACCGATGCGTCACCCGAGGCGCTAGCGGCGGCGGCGGCCTGGCGAGACGTCAGACCGCACGTCACCGAGGCGATGACACGCTGCGCGGGCGGCATCGAGTTGATCGAGGCAGGCTTCGGCGCCGATGTCGCGATCGCGGCGCAGGCGGATGCCAGCGGGGTCGTCCCCATGCTGCGCGACGGCGCTTTCACCGCGTGA